The Streptomyces sp. V3I7 genome segment CGGCGGAGTCGACCGCGCCGACGGTGAGGGCGGCGTCGGCGGCGCCGGGCGAGCCGATGGAGGAGGGGGCGCCGGTGTTCCCGGCGGAGACGACGAAGAGGGCGCCGGTCTCGCCGGAGAGGGTGTCGAGGGCCTTCGCCATCGGGTCGGTGCCGTCGCTGGGCTCGGTGGAGCCGAGGCTCATCGAGACGATCCGGGCGTGCACGTCCCGCGCCGCCCACTCCATGCCCGCGATGATCTGGGACTCGCTACCGGAGGCCTGGTCGCCGAGCACCTTGCCGACCGCGAGGGCGACGCCGGGCGCGACGCCCCGCTCCCGGCCGTCGGAGGCGGCGCCGCTGCCGCCGAGGACGGAGGTGACATGGGTGCCGTGCCCGCTGCGGTCGGCTATGTCCCCGGCGTCGTCCCCGGCGTCCTGGCCGTCGACGAAGTTCCGGGTGGCCGTGACGCGGCCCGCGAGGTCGGGGTGGGTCAGGTCGGCGCCGGTGTCCAGCACGGCGACGGTGACGCCCTTGCCGGTGAGCCCGGCGTCCCAGGCCGCGGGCGTGCCGATCTGTGCGTTGCTCTCGGCCATGGCGGCGCGCACGCGCCCGTCCAGCCAGACCTTGTCCAGGCCGCCGCGCCGGGTGAGGTCCTGCCAGAAGCCACGTCCCCGGTGCGCCTCGACGGCCGCGCCGCCGAGGCTCGGCAGGCTCCGGGTGCGCTCGGTCCCGCGCGGGACGGTGGCCCCTACCCCCGGGGCGTACGTCACGATCAGCGGCAGCCCGCCGGTTCTCGCGTCCGTGAGCCCTTGCCGGATCAGCCCGCTCACGTCGAACAGCCGCCGGTCCAGGGTGCCCGCCCGCAGATACGGCAGCGCCTCGTCCGGGACGACGGTGACGTCGCCGTCGCTCGTCCGCGTCCGTACGGCCCCGACCGCTCCCGGCGGCCGCTCGACGGTCACCGCCCTCCTGCCGTGCCCGAGGCCGGTGACGGTCACCCTGTCGCCGGTGACGAGGGTGACGGTGGTGGCGCCGGTCGCGGGCGCGGGGGTGCCGCGGGTGCTCGCGATGACGGTGCCGGTGTCAGCGCCGGTGTCGCGCGCCGCGGCCGGAGCCGCGGGCAGCAGGGCGAGCACGAGCCCGGCCGACAGGAGCATCGCCCCGCGTCCCCCTGGTCCTCTGGTCATCCACGCCTCTCCCGTGTCCGTCGAACCTCGTGTCCGTCGAGTCCCGGGTCCGCCGAGTCTCGCGTCCGTCGAGCAGGTCGCGTACCGATCTGAGTGTCACGAGACAGGTGGGGCAAGGGAGTTGGGCGGTGCTGGCGGGTTGGCGCCTGGCGGGTTTCCGCCAGCGACACGCCGCTACCCCCCGTTCAGCCGCACCCCGCGCGGCCCCCTCCAGCAGGCGCCCGCCGCCGCCGGCTCGGAGGATGCGTAAGAGGCCGGCCGACGGTCGGCCGCCCACGGCCTGCGCACACTCGGGAGGATCTGCCGTGACCGTCAGTCTGGAGCAGTTGCGCCGCTGCCACTTCGCCGTCGACCTCGGGGCGGCCCGCACCCGTGTCTATGTGAAGGGCCTCGGGCTCGTGGTCGACCAGCCGTCCGTCGCCGCCGTCAACACCCGCAGCGGCGCGCTCATCGCGGTGGGCGAGTTCGCGGAGCGGATGACCGGGCGCACGCCGAGCTACATCCGCGTCGTACGGCCGGTCTCCGGCGGCACCGTCGTCGACATCGAGATGGCCCAGCGCATGCTGCGCCATCTGATCGGCGACAAGATCCGCCGCGCGCTGCGCCGCAAGGCCCGGCTGCGCGCCGCCGCCTGCACCCCGCACGACGCCGACCCGCTGGCCCAGCGGGCGACGATCGAGACGCTCGTCGGCCTCGGCGCCCGGCGCGTCGAGCTCGTCGACACCCTCATCGCCGCCGCCGTGGGCTGCGGGCTCCCGGTCGAACGGCCCGAGGGCACCATGATCATCGTGTGCGGTGCCGCCGCCACCCAGGTCGCCGTGCTCTCCCTCGGCTCGATCGTCACCGCCGTACGGATCCCGGTGGGCGGCGAGGCCGTGGACCACGCGATCGTGCAGCACCTGCGCCACGAGCACGAGCTGATACTGCCCAGCCAGTCCGTACGCCCCCTCCAGCTCGCCCTCTCCGGCAACGGCCTCACCACGCAGGGGCCGACGTCCACGGAGATCCACGGACGGGACGTGGCCACCGGCCTCGCCCGCAGCGTGCAGGTCGACACCGCCGCCGTCCGCAACGCCATCGAGACCCCGCTCACGGCCGTCCTCGACGGCATCGGCAAGGTGCTCCGGGACTGCCCGCCCGACCTGGTCGCCGACCTCGTCGACCGCGGGATCATGATGGTCGGCGGCTCGGCCCTGCTCCCGGGCCTGGACGAGATGCTGCGGCACGCCACCGGCATGCCGGTCAACATCGCCGAACGGCCCGACGTCTGCGCCGTACAGGGCATCGGCGCCATGCTGGAGGGCCGGATCGAGCCGCTCGTCCTGGACCCGCTGGCCGCCTGAGCGGCGGCCCCGGGCACACGTGCGGGATCCCCACCAGCGTGACACGATGGCGGGGCGCCCGCCCGAGGCCGACATCCGCAGGCGCGAAGCCGGGACGGACGTACGCACTACGCGACCGGAGTGCCTCAGGACGCACCTCAGGGCCGGTCGCACCAGCCGGTTGGGACACCGTCAGTCCAGGAGGCACGCACCATGGCGCCGCCCGATACGACCGCCCCGCAACCGTCCGGCGCGCAGCAGTCCGAAGCGGCGGGCACGGAACCGCCCGAAGCCGGCAGCGGGATGCAGTTCGGCATCTTCACCGTCGGTGACGTCACCCCCGACCCGACCACCGGGCGCACCCCCACCGAGGCGGAGCGCATCCAGGCCACCGTCGCCATCGCACGCAAGGCCGAGGAGGTCGGGCTCGACGTGTTCGCCACCGGCGAGCACCACAACCCGCCCTTCGTGCCGTCCTCGCCGACGACGCTGCTCGCCTACATCGCCGCACAGACCGAGCGCATCATCCTGTCGACCTCGACCACGCTGATCACGACCAACGACCCGGTCAAGATCGCCGAGGACTTCAGCGTGCTCCAGCACCTGTCCGGCGGCCGTACGGACGTCATGCTGGGCCGCGGCAACACCGGCCCGGTCTATCCCTGGTTCGGGCAGGACATCCGCAACGCCATCCCGCTGACCGTCGAGCACTACGACCTGCTGCGCCGGCTGTGGCGCGAGGAGGTCGTGGACTGGGAGGGCAAGTTCCGCAGCTCCCTTCAGGGGTTCACGCTCGCGCCGCGCCCGCTGGACGACGTCCCGCCCTTCGTGTGGCACGCCTCCATCCGCACGCCCGAGGTGGCCGAGCTCGCCGCGTACTTCGGGGACGGGTTCTTCGCCAACCACATCTTCTGGCCCGCCTCGCACACGAAGCAGATGGTGAGCCTGTACCGCCGCCGGTTCGCGCACTACGGCCACGGCACCCCGGAGCAGGCGATCGTGGGCCTGGGCGGACAGATCTTCATGCGGCCCAACAGCCAGGACGCCGTCGACGAGTTCCGCCCCTACTTCGACAACGCCCCGGTCTACGGCCACGGGCCGTCGCTGGAGGAGTTCACCGACGCGACGCCGCTGACGGTCGGCTCACCGGCGCAGGTCATCGAGAAGACGCTGAGCTTCCGCGAGTACGTCGGTGACTACCAGCGCCAGCTCTATCTCATCGACCATGCCGGACTCCCCCTCAAGACGGTGCTCGAACAACTCGACCTGCTCGGCGAGGAGGTGGTCCCGGTGCTGCGCAAGGAGTTCGCCGTCGGCAGGCCGGCCGACGCCCCGGCGGCGCCGACCCACGCGTCGCTGCTGCGGGCACGCGAGGCCGAGGCGCACTCCACCGGTCAGGGCGAGGGGGACGACGAAGGGAATCCGGGAGCGCGATGAAACTCACGATCATCACCGGCGGCGTACGGGAGCCGTCCTCGACCCGGCTCCTCGCGGACCGGCTCGCGGCGGCCGTGTCCAAGGAACTGGAAGAGCGCGGCGACACCGTCGAGCTGTCGTTCGTGGAACTGCGTCCGCTGGCCCACCCGATCATGGACGCGATGCTGACCGGGTTCACCGGGGAAGCACTGGAGTCGGCGTTCGAGGAGGTCCGGAGCGCGGACGGCGTCATCGCCGTCACCCCCGCCTTCAACGCCTCCTTCAGCGGGCTGTTCAAGTCCTTCTTCGACGTGCTGCCGGAGGAGACCCTCGCGGACATGCCGGTCCTCATCGCGGCGACCGGCGGCACCGAGCGGCACTCCCTGGTCCTCGAACACGCCCTTCGGCCGATGTTCTCCTACCTGCACGCCATCGTCTCCCCCCGGCCGGTCTACGCCGCCACTGGCGACTTCGGCTCCCAGTCGGGGTCAGCGGCCCTGGGCTCACGGATCACCTCCGCCGCCGACGACTTCACCCGCCTGCTGCTGGCCTGCGGCCCGCGCACGCGGCGGGAGTTGGCGGACGAGGACCTGGCGGCGATGCAGCGGCTGCTGAGTGACACGTAGTAAAAGGAGGGAGGGTCCGGGTTCTTCGAGAAGAACCCGGACCCTCCTTCCTTCTTCGCCGTGCCGCGCCGTGCCGGTCAGTTCCCCTGGTGCTGCTTCCCGACGATCTCCTCGGGCGGTGTCTTGCTCATGTACCAGCCGTCGACGCGCGGGCCCATGAGGTCGGTGGGCCAGCCGGCCGTCTGGACGGCGGCCTGGTAGACGGCGTCACCGAACCGCACGATCGCCTGCTGCGGGTCCGCCGTCGCGCGCAGCTTGTCCCACGGCAGCCGCACCAGCCCTGCGTCGGGATGCCACTCGGCGCCCTCGACGCCCCAGGTGCAGTTCTCCAGTCCGTCCGGCTGGGGCCAGATGTAGGCGTACATGCCGAGGTGCGGGTCGTGGGCGTCGCCGAAGGAGAAGCCCACCGAGATGTACGCGTCGAGCTGGGCGTTCTGCTGGAACGGCGGCCGGTTCGCCGGCGGCACGGTGGGCTTGGCCCGCCAGCGCGTGGCGGAGAGGTCGAAGCCGCCCCACATCACGCCGACGCGCGGCCGGTGGCCGAGGAAGGGGGCCTGCCAGGCCTCCAGCCCGCCGGCGGCGAGGTTCAGCGCCTCCCACATGCGGCGGGCCGCCTGCGGGTCCCAGTCGTACTCGGTGCGGTCGTCCTCGAAGGTCGGCGGGGCGTCGGGGATCTCGCAGATCAGCGAGCTGTGCGGCCGGTGGATGCCGAGTTCGGCCGCCGCCTCGCAGAACTCGGTGTAGAAGTCGGCGACGGAGCCGTGGGACAGGGGCAGTGTGCGGGTGCCGTTGTCGGCCTCGATGACCACGTCGCCGTCGAGCAGGCGGTGGTGCACGGTGAAGGTCACACCGCCGTGCCGGAAGGTCGGCGTGCGCAGTCCGCGGGGCGTGACGTCGAGCACGATGTTCCCCCAGCCGACCTCGAAGGGTTCGTCGAGGGTGTACTTGCCGGCGACCTGGATCAGCCGGTTCACGTAGTCGATCATCGGCGCCAGTTCCTCGTGGTCGAGCGCCGGCCACGCGTTGAGACGTTCACTCACGGAGAGCCTCCCTGTGTGAGGCGGTCAACGGGAGGAGAAGCAGGTCAGGCCCCCATTTTCGCACGCGGGTCAGCGCCCCGCCCGCTCGCGGAACGGGTAAGGGAACGGTGTGAACGCGGCCTGGTCGGGGGCGCGAAACAGGGGCGAACCGGTGGAAGAACACCGGGGACACCGGCGTGAGAACCTCGGAGATAAATGTCGCCTATCAACAGATTGAATGGGCTTTTGACTTTTCCCGGCGGGCGAGCGCAGACTGCTCAGGCAGCGGGAGTCGGACATCGCGGACAACGCCGGAGAGTGTCGGCACACATGCCTAGCGCATATGCCGGTGAATCCGGTCGGCGACGGTCTCGCTCCCCGAGCCCCGATCACCCGGGAAGCGGCGGATCGTCGGACGACGAGTCGAGCGTCGAGACGTACGACCGCCTCCCCGCGGTCACCGGTGGGCGCGGCCGCATCGCCGTGTTCCTGGAGCGCCACCGTCGTCGCCCCAAGGGCGCGGCGGCGCGGGCCGCATTTCCCCAGCGCGCCCAGGGCTCGGTTCCGATCCCCCGACGCACCGCCGCCGGGCGATCGAGGACGACCAGCCCGGACCGATCCCTTGTTGAGCAGCACTGAAAGGTCCGTCGTGTCCCTACCCCTTGAAGAGGCCTTGGAAGAGCAGGCCGCGACGGCGCGGAGCAAGGCCCAGCTGCTCCGTTCCCCTGGCCGCTACCTGGTGCTCGCGGCGCTCGCCGGGGCCTTCATCGGCGTGGCCGTGGTGCTGATGGTCATGGTGACCGGCCCGCTCGGCCTGGCGCACTCCCCTTGGACGAAGCTGATCCAGGGCGCGGTCTTCGGTGTCGCGCTGACCCTGGTGATCTTCGCCGGCGGCGAGCTGTGCACCAGCAACATGATGACGGCGGTGCAGGGCGCCGGCCGGCGGCGGATCTCGGTCCTCGCGGCCGCGGCCGTCATCGTCGCCTCCTTCGTCGGCAACCTGGTCGGCTCCATCGCCTTCGCCTGGCTGGTGCACTCCGCCGGCGTGCTGGGCATCGCCCCCGCGCCCGGCCAGCCGGCGCCCGGCGCGACGCTGCTGAGCGGCATGCTGAAGGCGAAGATGGGCGAGAGCGGCGAGGCGCTGTTCTTCCGCGGCGTGCTCTGCAACTTCCTGGTCTGCGTGACCGTGTGGATGGGCGTGCGTACCCGTTCCGAGAGCGCGAAGCTGGTGCTGATCTTCTGGGGCCTGCTGGCCTTCGTCGGCTCGGG includes the following:
- a CDS encoding rod shape-determining protein; its protein translation is MTVSLEQLRRCHFAVDLGAARTRVYVKGLGLVVDQPSVAAVNTRSGALIAVGEFAERMTGRTPSYIRVVRPVSGGTVVDIEMAQRMLRHLIGDKIRRALRRKARLRAAACTPHDADPLAQRATIETLVGLGARRVELVDTLIAAAVGCGLPVERPEGTMIIVCGAAATQVAVLSLGSIVTAVRIPVGGEAVDHAIVQHLRHEHELILPSQSVRPLQLALSGNGLTTQGPTSTEIHGRDVATGLARSVQVDTAAVRNAIETPLTAVLDGIGKVLRDCPPDLVADLVDRGIMMVGGSALLPGLDEMLRHATGMPVNIAERPDVCAVQGIGAMLEGRIEPLVLDPLAA
- a CDS encoding LLM class flavin-dependent oxidoreductase, whose product is MQFGIFTVGDVTPDPTTGRTPTEAERIQATVAIARKAEEVGLDVFATGEHHNPPFVPSSPTTLLAYIAAQTERIILSTSTTLITTNDPVKIAEDFSVLQHLSGGRTDVMLGRGNTGPVYPWFGQDIRNAIPLTVEHYDLLRRLWREEVVDWEGKFRSSLQGFTLAPRPLDDVPPFVWHASIRTPEVAELAAYFGDGFFANHIFWPASHTKQMVSLYRRRFAHYGHGTPEQAIVGLGGQIFMRPNSQDAVDEFRPYFDNAPVYGHGPSLEEFTDATPLTVGSPAQVIEKTLSFREYVGDYQRQLYLIDHAGLPLKTVLEQLDLLGEEVVPVLRKEFAVGRPADAPAAPTHASLLRAREAEAHSTGQGEGDDEGNPGAR
- a CDS encoding CE1759 family FMN reductase; the protein is MKLTIITGGVREPSSTRLLADRLAAAVSKELEERGDTVELSFVELRPLAHPIMDAMLTGFTGEALESAFEEVRSADGVIAVTPAFNASFSGLFKSFFDVLPEETLADMPVLIAATGGTERHSLVLEHALRPMFSYLHAIVSPRPVYAATGDFGSQSGSAALGSRITSAADDFTRLLLACGPRTRRELADEDLAAMQRLLSDT
- a CDS encoding DUF5996 family protein, with protein sequence MSERLNAWPALDHEELAPMIDYVNRLIQVAGKYTLDEPFEVGWGNIVLDVTPRGLRTPTFRHGGVTFTVHHRLLDGDVVIEADNGTRTLPLSHGSVADFYTEFCEAAAELGIHRPHSSLICEIPDAPPTFEDDRTEYDWDPQAARRMWEALNLAAGGLEAWQAPFLGHRPRVGVMWGGFDLSATRWRAKPTVPPANRPPFQQNAQLDAYISVGFSFGDAHDPHLGMYAYIWPQPDGLENCTWGVEGAEWHPDAGLVRLPWDKLRATADPQQAIVRFGDAVYQAAVQTAGWPTDLMGPRVDGWYMSKTPPEEIVGKQHQGN
- a CDS encoding formate/nitrite transporter family protein, with translation MSLPLEEALEEQAATARSKAQLLRSPGRYLVLAALAGAFIGVAVVLMVMVTGPLGLAHSPWTKLIQGAVFGVALTLVIFAGGELCTSNMMTAVQGAGRRRISVLAAAAVIVASFVGNLVGSIAFAWLVHSAGVLGIAPAPGQPAPGATLLSGMLKAKMGESGEALFFRGVLCNFLVCVTVWMGVRTRSESAKLVLIFWGLLAFVGSGFEHVVANMTTFSLGLFEHVPGVTVGAFAHNLLFVGLGNLAGGGLLVGVAYLVAGRPRTKATPVLPKQTTEEPDLTAPVPVGAGQSA